One stretch of Candida orthopsilosis Co 90-125, chromosome 3 draft sequence DNA includes these proteins:
- a CDS encoding Tim8 protein (S. cerevisiae homolog TIM8 has transporter activity, has role in protein import into mitochondrial inner membrane and localizes to space transporter complex), giving the protein MSTISPSALQNLDPESRKEMMQFIEAEQSKSKVQSSIHSFTDMCFKKCNKDKPLTSPTLNTEEEQCLVNCLNRFLDTNIKVVEALQGK; this is encoded by the coding sequence ATGTCAACTATATCACCTTCAGCATTACAAAATCTCGATCCAGAAAGCAGAAAAGAGATGATGCAATTCATCGAAGCTGAACaatcaaagtcaaaagTCCAATCATCGATACATAGCTTCACCGACATGTGTTTTAAAAAATGCAACAAAGATAAACCATtaacatcaccaactttGAATACCGAGGAAGAACAGTGTTTGgtaaattgtttaaataGATTTTTGGATACAAATATTAAAGTAGTGGAAGCCTTACAAGGTAAATAA